A portion of the Pseudoalteromonas luteoviolacea genome contains these proteins:
- the rlmB gene encoding 23S rRNA (guanosine(2251)-2'-O)-methyltransferase RlmB, which yields MSNELIFGFHSIEAILAKEPERFLEIYALKGREDKRLSAVVNEARKFGISVQFMQRKALDNKAKGEQHQGIIANVKAPRTLNENDLQGIIDANTAPFFLVLDGVTDPHNLGACLRSADAAGVHAVIVPKDKSAKLNGTARKVACGAAETVPLIQVTNLARTLRDIKEAGVWVVGTAGETDSEVFTSDLKGPIAIVMGAEGDGMRRLTREHCDLLVKIPMVGTVSSLNVSVATGVCLFEVLRQRSL from the coding sequence TTGAGTAATGAATTAATTTTTGGCTTTCACTCTATCGAAGCCATTTTAGCCAAAGAGCCAGAGCGTTTTTTGGAGATTTACGCACTAAAAGGGCGTGAGGATAAGCGTTTGAGTGCGGTGGTCAATGAAGCGCGTAAATTTGGTATCTCGGTGCAGTTTATGCAGCGTAAAGCCTTAGATAACAAAGCGAAAGGTGAGCAGCACCAAGGCATTATTGCCAATGTAAAAGCGCCGCGTACATTGAATGAAAATGACCTTCAGGGGATTATCGATGCTAATACCGCGCCATTTTTCTTAGTGCTAGATGGCGTGACAGACCCTCATAATTTAGGTGCTTGCTTACGTAGTGCAGATGCCGCAGGTGTGCACGCGGTGATCGTGCCAAAAGATAAGTCTGCGAAACTCAATGGCACGGCCCGTAAAGTGGCGTGTGGGGCTGCAGAAACAGTACCGCTTATTCAGGTCACTAACTTGGCAAGAACACTGCGTGATATTAAAGAAGCGGGAGTTTGGGTTGTGGGTACTGCCGGTGAAACTGACAGTGAAGTTTTCACTTCAGATTTAAAAGGCCCAATCGCCATTGTGATGGGTGCAGAAGGCGATGGTATGCGCCGTTTGACCCGAGAGCATTGTGATTTATTAGTAAAAATCCCAATGGTTGGCACTGTGTCGAGCTTGAATGTGTCAGTGGCGACAGGCGTTTGCTTGTTTGAAGTACTGCGTCAACGTAGCTTGTAA
- a CDS encoding OmpA family protein gives MTNRFLLSKISLLCAAAYASLPAMSYAFVDAVNDSKVTSAAGNTERVIVQKHFVFSGLDEPKAKTVEIERTVKADKSAQFVKDSAIRFVSGKHFLTGTTKLEMDRIIGFLQGKQDTKLHFIGHADSQGLSANARRIYKTNQGLSEHRANIVADYFRQQLNLAPSATTTEGRSNREPIASNATLAGMARNRRVEVIAVYTETRTVKDTQVIAPPQRHKLCGSSTSHSGPLNITIDGQAFMDEDATNNADGQRCADINLERFELQLKYDPLNVLPKLNVQHALTKSGNTLMLHLKGYSNYQSFFDYAEVQILVPHSDKVLAKVALDAELTGRWRLPGNMLGMSLKYRLRVYNKQGRFDETSLAQADFKPRYAVDSSKLDGYLMAGYGKSMLAKQNIKISGGALTLYGEQVPSSHRVYFLGRVVAVNRERKFVHQEIVHSGFHRAEVALLNEQGEGRLIHRDLELPKSDWFYVAMGDLTIGQNSHNGPVELLSADHNKDGNVFAEGRLSGYITGKWQDEYKVTARIDTQEQGLNKLLSGLHEKDPKSLFRRLEEEQHPTEYGDDSTVIDDAPTNGKVYLKVERSRSHVLWGNFNTSFNDTELARVERGLYGLQLQYITDELTAAGDNQSQAHLYAAEAETLGAYESHRSTGGSLYYLKNQDIVQGSEQIAVEVRDKITGLVLVRRGLVAGQDYDIDALQGRVLLNRPLSSFQQDDLLVRTASLDSNPVYLVAQYEYTPGINGLDNLTYGARLSHWVSDTIQVGSTLNHQEQDLFDDQLIALDAMYRKSDSAYVKIEIAQTEGVGKALNSFSGGINFEQQDSGEIGQSALGHRVEAAFEFSDIGIDEQGHGQFYWQQLEAGFNSTGQISQVNSHSMGTFWQWQIEDDHAIQLKVDEQKADGQQRRQAAELGYAYQLNDDWKLSSAVRQDNKENLTEQSESPQVRQLDDGDRIDAIVQLGYDGSDKWQPYVYLQGTLTREQNRLANNRVGMGAEAKLTDTLTVNSEVSHGNLGEAGKLGVDWQYKEGSNAYVEYRVDPDGGELFSTGKQKNWVTGSRHRFNSSTSVYAEQIWQQDNRQTGLTHAYGIEHDFLVGWQAGIGFEQGELESDTDLIDRDVTTLSLGYQTDTWQWRSALEYREDSNSTETRTSWLARQNIHAKFNTDWRAQLRIDWAQSDSSLSDSEPAGTLNSDFTEAQFGVAYRPVEASPWSGMASFTYLEDLAPASQLSGIGLDNTPQQRSRVWALDVNYQLTPRWRIGTKLAQRHGELRMGRDTGQWIDSAATLGVLRADYHLMHQWDATLEWRSLSVDLAQDRRSGALFALHRHVGEHMKIGIGYNFTNFTDDLTDLDYDSKGWFINLVGKF, from the coding sequence ATGACTAATCGATTCTTGCTAAGCAAAATTTCGTTATTGTGTGCAGCGGCCTATGCTTCTTTGCCCGCAATGAGTTATGCCTTTGTCGACGCTGTTAATGACAGCAAAGTGACGTCTGCGGCTGGTAATACTGAGCGGGTAATAGTGCAAAAGCATTTTGTATTTAGTGGATTGGATGAGCCCAAAGCAAAAACGGTCGAAATAGAACGAACGGTTAAAGCAGATAAGTCAGCTCAATTCGTGAAAGACTCTGCGATCCGTTTTGTTTCTGGTAAGCACTTTTTAACGGGTACCACTAAGCTTGAGATGGACCGCATCATTGGCTTTTTGCAAGGCAAGCAAGATACTAAGTTGCACTTTATTGGCCATGCAGATTCACAAGGTTTGAGCGCCAATGCGCGCAGGATTTATAAAACTAACCAGGGTTTATCTGAGCATAGAGCTAACATTGTGGCGGATTATTTCCGTCAGCAGCTTAATCTTGCGCCTTCTGCGACAACAACCGAAGGTCGTTCCAATCGCGAACCGATAGCAAGTAATGCGACATTAGCGGGTATGGCGAGAAATCGTCGTGTTGAAGTTATTGCGGTTTATACAGAAACGCGCACGGTAAAAGACACACAAGTTATTGCTCCGCCACAGCGTCATAAATTATGTGGTAGTAGCACATCTCATAGCGGGCCGCTGAATATCACCATAGATGGTCAAGCCTTTATGGATGAAGATGCAACTAATAATGCCGACGGTCAACGCTGTGCTGATATCAACTTAGAACGTTTTGAACTGCAACTAAAATATGACCCTCTAAATGTATTACCTAAATTGAACGTGCAACATGCGCTGACTAAATCTGGTAATACCTTGATGCTACACCTAAAAGGTTACAGTAATTACCAAAGCTTTTTTGATTACGCAGAAGTGCAGATCCTCGTGCCACACAGTGACAAAGTGCTGGCAAAGGTTGCTTTAGATGCTGAATTAACCGGCCGCTGGCGATTACCGGGCAATATGCTGGGTATGAGCTTGAAATACCGATTAAGAGTTTACAATAAGCAAGGCCGATTTGACGAAACTAGCCTTGCGCAGGCTGATTTCAAACCTCGCTATGCAGTGGATAGCAGTAAGCTCGATGGATATTTAATGGCGGGCTACGGTAAATCAATGCTTGCTAAGCAAAATATCAAAATTTCAGGTGGTGCTTTGACCTTGTATGGTGAACAAGTGCCGAGCAGTCACCGCGTGTATTTCTTGGGCCGCGTTGTGGCGGTGAATCGCGAGCGTAAATTTGTACATCAAGAAATTGTTCATAGCGGTTTTCATCGCGCAGAAGTCGCCCTATTAAATGAGCAAGGAGAGGGGCGCTTGATCCATCGGGATTTAGAGCTGCCAAAGAGTGACTGGTTTTATGTGGCAATGGGTGATTTAACCATAGGCCAGAATAGTCATAACGGTCCGGTTGAGTTACTGAGCGCTGACCACAATAAAGATGGCAATGTGTTCGCCGAAGGTCGATTAAGTGGTTATATCACGGGTAAATGGCAAGATGAATACAAGGTGACTGCACGGATAGACACGCAGGAGCAGGGACTCAATAAGTTACTCTCTGGTCTACATGAAAAAGATCCAAAAAGCTTATTCAGGCGTCTTGAAGAGGAGCAGCACCCAACGGAATATGGGGATGATTCAACCGTTATTGATGATGCACCAACCAACGGCAAAGTGTATCTAAAAGTCGAGAGGTCTCGCTCTCATGTGTTGTGGGGTAACTTTAACACGTCGTTTAATGATACTGAGTTAGCCCGTGTTGAGCGCGGTTTGTATGGTTTGCAATTGCAATACATCACGGATGAGCTGACTGCTGCCGGTGATAATCAATCTCAAGCCCATTTATATGCAGCAGAAGCTGAAACGCTGGGTGCTTATGAGTCTCATCGCTCTACAGGTGGCTCTCTTTATTACCTTAAAAATCAAGATATTGTTCAAGGATCTGAACAGATAGCTGTTGAGGTACGTGATAAAATTACTGGTTTAGTGTTAGTTAGGCGTGGCCTTGTTGCTGGTCAAGACTATGACATTGATGCGCTACAAGGGAGAGTATTACTTAATAGACCGCTGTCCTCATTCCAGCAAGATGATTTATTGGTTCGTACCGCGAGCCTAGATAGTAATCCCGTATATTTAGTGGCGCAATATGAGTACACACCGGGGATAAACGGGTTAGACAATTTGACTTATGGTGCGCGCTTGAGTCATTGGGTAAGTGATACCATTCAAGTGGGTTCTACCTTGAATCATCAAGAGCAAGATCTATTTGATGACCAATTGATTGCGTTAGATGCCATGTATCGTAAGAGTGATAGCGCGTACGTAAAAATTGAGATAGCGCAAACAGAAGGTGTTGGTAAAGCACTCAACTCGTTCAGTGGCGGCATTAACTTTGAACAGCAGGACTCGGGTGAAATAGGCCAATCAGCTTTGGGACACCGTGTTGAAGCTGCGTTTGAATTTTCGGATATCGGGATAGATGAGCAAGGGCATGGTCAGTTTTATTGGCAGCAACTTGAGGCTGGGTTTAATTCGACAGGTCAAATTAGCCAAGTTAATAGTCATTCAATGGGGACATTTTGGCAATGGCAAATCGAAGATGATCATGCCATTCAGCTCAAAGTGGATGAACAAAAAGCAGATGGTCAACAACGCAGGCAGGCTGCTGAATTAGGGTATGCTTATCAATTAAATGACGATTGGAAACTGAGTAGTGCTGTACGCCAAGATAATAAAGAAAATCTGACGGAGCAAAGTGAGTCGCCCCAAGTACGCCAACTTGATGATGGCGATCGTATTGATGCCATCGTACAGCTTGGTTACGACGGTAGTGACAAATGGCAGCCTTATGTTTATCTGCAAGGCACGCTTACAAGAGAACAAAACCGACTAGCAAACAACCGTGTTGGCATGGGAGCAGAGGCAAAACTGACTGACACACTGACAGTCAATTCTGAGGTATCCCATGGCAATCTTGGAGAAGCGGGCAAGTTGGGTGTCGATTGGCAATACAAAGAAGGTAGCAATGCTTACGTTGAGTACAGGGTTGACCCTGATGGGGGGGAGCTATTTTCAACGGGTAAACAAAAAAACTGGGTAACGGGCTCAAGGCATAGATTTAACTCCTCTACCAGCGTGTATGCAGAGCAGATCTGGCAACAAGATAACAGGCAAACTGGTTTAACCCATGCTTATGGCATTGAACATGACTTTTTAGTTGGCTGGCAAGCGGGCATTGGTTTTGAGCAGGGCGAGCTTGAAAGTGACACTGATTTGATTGACCGTGATGTCACCACCTTGTCGCTTGGCTATCAAACGGATACATGGCAATGGCGCAGCGCGCTGGAGTACCGAGAAGATAGTAATAGCACTGAAACCAGAACATCTTGGTTGGCAAGGCAAAATATTCATGCCAAATTCAACACTGATTGGCGAGCACAGTTGCGTATCGATTGGGCGCAAAGTGACAGCTCCTTATCTGACAGCGAGCCTGCTGGAACGCTCAATAGTGATTTCACTGAAGCGCAATTTGGTGTGGCATATAGACCGGTTGAGGCCAGCCCTTGGTCTGGTATGGCAAGCTTTACGTACCTTGAAGATTTAGCGCCTGCCTCACAATTGAGTGGTATTGGCCTTGATAATACGCCACAACAACGAAGCCGAGTGTGGGCATTGGATGTGAATTATCAATTGACACCGCGCTGGCGGATCGGTACTAAGCTGGCGCAGCGGCATGGTGAGCTGAGAATGGGCCGTGACACAGGTCAATGGATCGATTCAGCGGCAACACTTGGCGTATTGCGAGCTGATTATCATTTGATGCATCAATGGGATGCCACACTTGAGTGGCGATCTTTGAGTGTTGATCTGGCACAGGATCGTCGCTCGGGCGCCTTATTTGCGCTGCATCGCCATGTTGGAGAGCACATGAAAATTGGTATTGGTTATAACTTTACTAATTTCACTGATGATTTAACGGACCTAGACTACGACTCAAAAGGGTGGTTTATCAACCTTGTTGGCAAATTTTAA
- a CDS encoding phosphoribulokinase, giving the protein MSQQHPIIAITGSSGAGTTTTTNAIKHIFRSLDAKAALVEGDSFHRYTRPEMDKLKREALQEGKHLSYFGQQANDFEALEELFASYGKKGNGRIRKYLHTFDDAVPYNQLPGTFTPYQDLENNTDMLFYEGLHGGVVTEEHNVAKHVDLLIGMVPIINLEWIQKLIRDTHDRGHSREAVMTSIVRSMDDYINHITPQFSRTHINFQRVPTVDTSNPFSAKDIPSLDESFVVIRFRGIDDVNFPYYLQMIEGSFMSRVNTLVVPGGKMGLAMELVLTPLIKDLLIKKRAYENLAPTELNI; this is encoded by the coding sequence ATGTCACAACAACACCCAATCATTGCGATTACAGGAAGTTCGGGCGCTGGAACCACCACTACGACTAATGCGATAAAGCATATTTTCCGCAGCCTAGATGCTAAGGCAGCGCTGGTTGAAGGAGATAGTTTTCATCGATACACCCGACCTGAAATGGATAAACTCAAACGGGAAGCTTTGCAAGAAGGTAAACACTTAAGTTACTTCGGCCAGCAAGCGAATGACTTTGAAGCCCTAGAAGAATTATTCGCCAGTTATGGGAAAAAAGGGAATGGAAGAATACGTAAGTACTTACATACATTCGATGATGCTGTTCCTTACAACCAACTTCCAGGCACATTTACACCATATCAAGATCTAGAAAATAATACCGACATGCTATTTTATGAAGGCTTACATGGTGGTGTGGTCACTGAAGAACACAACGTTGCCAAGCATGTTGACCTGCTCATAGGAATGGTGCCCATCATAAATCTAGAGTGGATCCAAAAACTCATTAGAGACACACATGATCGCGGCCACTCAAGAGAGGCAGTAATGACTTCCATCGTGCGTAGTATGGATGATTATATTAACCACATCACCCCCCAGTTCTCTCGCACACACATTAACTTCCAGCGAGTACCCACTGTGGATACATCTAATCCTTTCAGCGCAAAAGATATCCCTTCTTTGGATGAGAGTTTCGTGGTGATCCGTTTTCGTGGTATTGATGATGTGAACTTTCCCTATTATTTACAAATGATCGAGGGGAGCTTTATGTCACGGGTTAACACCTTAGTTGTGCCTGGCGGTAAAATGGGGTTGGCGATGGAGTTAGTGCTAACACCACTTATTAAAGATTTACTTATTAAAAAGCGCGCCTATGAAAATTTAGCACCAACAGAGTTAAATATTTAA
- the yjjG gene encoding pyrimidine 5'-nucleotidase: protein MKYSHIIFDADETLFHFDAYLGLQTLFKQHGVTFDRQDYNEYQTLNAPLWVQYQDGKIDAQTLQVTRFNAWASKLSVSPESLNLGFLNAMADICKPLPGAQSLLTALNPTTSLNIITNGFTALQEKRLHKTGFKPFFDHVVISEQVGVAKPDPQVFEHTLALLGNPSKERVLMVGDTPKSDILGANRFGIDSCWLQHDGQTCPADITPTYQVNRLSELKALLIK from the coding sequence ATGAAGTACTCCCACATCATTTTTGACGCCGATGAAACGCTATTTCATTTTGATGCCTACCTTGGTCTGCAAACTCTCTTCAAACAACATGGTGTCACATTTGACCGACAAGACTACAACGAATATCAAACGCTCAATGCGCCGCTGTGGGTGCAATATCAAGATGGCAAAATTGATGCACAAACACTGCAAGTGACGCGCTTCAATGCATGGGCTTCCAAGTTATCTGTTTCACCAGAGTCTTTGAATTTAGGCTTTTTAAACGCCATGGCTGATATATGCAAACCTTTACCAGGAGCACAGTCACTTCTAACAGCACTCAATCCAACAACCTCGTTGAATATCATCACTAATGGATTTACTGCACTACAAGAAAAGCGCTTGCACAAGACCGGATTTAAACCGTTTTTTGATCATGTGGTCATTTCAGAACAAGTAGGCGTCGCTAAACCAGACCCACAAGTCTTTGAACACACATTAGCGCTATTAGGTAATCCCAGCAAAGAGCGGGTTTTGATGGTAGGGGATACACCAAAGAGTGACATATTGGGTGCAAACCGGTTTGGTATTGATAGTTGCTGGTTACAGCATGATGGACAAACCTGTCCAGCAGATATAACCCCCACTTACCAAGTCAATCGTTTGTCAGAATTAAAGGCGCTACTGATAAAGTAG
- the rnr gene encoding ribonuclease R, producing MSKQDPYLSREQEKYDNPVPSREFILDKIKASSKKTSFSQLCQALNVFEEERQIAFKRRLRAMERDGQLHFNKFKCYVIPCDDGLVKGKVIGHRDGFGFLEVEGEKKDWFITKHQMDRVLHGDWVLAKAASRGSGGKVEARIVRVLESERAPVIGRYFVEHGVAVVVPEDPRLTQDIIILPGSEKGARHNQMVQVEITQRPSKQMNAVGKVTDVIGDHMAPGMEIEVALRNHDIPHVWPQAVEEQVSKHGEFVAEQDKQGRIDLRNLPLLTIDGEDARDFDDAVHCERKRSGGWRLWVAIADVSHYVEKNSPLDKEAIERGNSVYFPEQVVPMLPKVLSNGLCSLNPKVDRLCMVAEMTVSEAGRLSGYRFYEAVMNSHARLTYTKVHAILQGDDKLREEYADVTPHLTELHNMYMALKSARQTRGAIEFETLETRFVFNAYRKIESIVPVVRNDAHKLIEECMILANVSAARLLEKHDASSLYRVHDEPDPEKLSHFRQFLNDLGIESPIGHEPTPLELTEALASLGQRPETELIQTMLLRSMKQAVYQPDNIGHYGLALKAYAHFTSPIRRYPDLVVHRAIKGILAAQGQTVSGAYVYDTDEADQLGEQCSMTERRADDATREVADWLKCEFMQDHVGSEFSGVISSVTNFGLFVRLDELQIDGMIHVSNLGHEYFHFDGAKHCLVGEHSKTVYRLGDKLSVVVASVSLDERRINLVLADEAEPDRYARRRKKSKPSSDAAKSSVRAQLKAGKIPNGKSDKQDEPSDKSDKKAKKRKKTTPKGVLKKGKKAGASGSQKTAKKSAGKKATKAKRPGKNARKRQKNSAGA from the coding sequence ATGTCAAAGCAGGACCCTTATCTCTCTCGAGAACAAGAAAAATACGATAACCCAGTTCCAAGCCGTGAATTTATACTGGATAAAATTAAAGCCAGTAGTAAAAAGACCAGCTTTAGTCAATTGTGCCAAGCACTTAACGTGTTTGAGGAAGAACGTCAAATTGCGTTCAAGCGCCGTCTTCGTGCTATGGAGCGCGATGGGCAGCTGCACTTCAATAAGTTTAAATGCTACGTGATCCCCTGTGATGATGGCCTAGTGAAGGGTAAAGTCATCGGTCATCGCGATGGGTTTGGCTTTTTGGAAGTCGAAGGCGAGAAGAAAGATTGGTTCATCACCAAGCATCAAATGGATCGTGTATTACATGGAGATTGGGTACTGGCCAAGGCGGCAAGTCGCGGCTCTGGTGGTAAAGTTGAGGCACGTATCGTACGTGTATTGGAGTCTGAACGTGCCCCAGTGATAGGACGTTACTTTGTTGAGCATGGCGTGGCGGTGGTTGTGCCAGAAGATCCGCGCCTAACCCAAGACATTATTATTCTACCGGGGAGTGAAAAAGGGGCCCGCCATAATCAAATGGTACAGGTCGAAATTACTCAGCGCCCCAGTAAGCAAATGAATGCAGTAGGCAAGGTTACGGATGTCATCGGCGATCATATGGCGCCAGGTATGGAAATAGAAGTGGCACTGCGAAACCATGATATTCCACATGTATGGCCTCAAGCAGTTGAAGAGCAAGTTAGCAAACATGGAGAGTTTGTTGCTGAACAAGACAAGCAGGGGCGTATTGACCTACGTAATCTACCATTATTGACCATTGATGGTGAGGATGCTCGAGACTTTGATGATGCCGTGCATTGTGAACGTAAGCGTTCAGGTGGCTGGCGTCTGTGGGTCGCCATCGCGGATGTCTCTCACTATGTTGAAAAAAATAGTCCTTTAGATAAAGAAGCGATAGAGCGCGGTAACTCAGTGTATTTCCCTGAGCAAGTAGTGCCTATGTTACCTAAAGTATTGTCTAACGGTTTATGTTCACTGAATCCAAAAGTGGACCGGTTATGTATGGTCGCTGAGATGACTGTTTCAGAGGCTGGGAGATTGTCTGGATATCGTTTTTACGAAGCGGTGATGAACTCTCATGCACGACTAACCTATACAAAGGTACACGCCATTTTACAAGGTGATGATAAGCTGCGTGAAGAATATGCAGATGTTACCCCACACCTCACTGAACTGCATAATATGTATATGGCGCTTAAATCAGCGCGCCAAACACGTGGTGCGATTGAGTTTGAAACGCTGGAAACGCGCTTTGTATTTAATGCATATCGTAAAATTGAATCAATTGTACCTGTTGTTCGAAACGATGCTCATAAGCTGATTGAAGAGTGTATGATCTTGGCCAACGTCTCTGCGGCGAGGCTACTTGAAAAACACGACGCGAGTAGTTTGTACCGTGTTCACGATGAGCCAGACCCTGAAAAATTGAGTCACTTTAGGCAGTTTTTAAATGATTTAGGTATTGAGAGCCCAATTGGTCATGAGCCGACCCCACTTGAGCTGACAGAAGCGCTCGCGTCATTGGGTCAGCGTCCCGAAACTGAGTTGATCCAAACCATGTTACTGCGCTCTATGAAGCAAGCGGTATATCAACCAGACAACATTGGTCACTACGGACTGGCATTGAAAGCGTATGCGCATTTTACTTCACCGATCAGGCGTTATCCTGACTTGGTCGTGCATCGTGCGATCAAAGGTATCCTAGCGGCGCAGGGGCAAACCGTATCTGGTGCTTATGTATATGATACTGATGAAGCCGATCAGTTGGGTGAGCAGTGCTCAATGACAGAGCGTCGCGCAGATGATGCAACACGCGAAGTGGCAGACTGGCTTAAATGTGAGTTTATGCAAGATCATGTCGGCAGTGAATTTTCAGGCGTGATTTCGTCAGTCACAAACTTTGGCTTATTTGTGCGCCTAGATGAGTTGCAAATTGACGGCATGATCCACGTGAGCAATTTAGGTCATGAGTATTTCCATTTTGATGGTGCAAAGCACTGCTTAGTTGGGGAGCACAGTAAAACGGTTTATCGCTTAGGTGACAAGCTAAGCGTTGTTGTGGCATCGGTGAGCTTGGATGAGCGACGTATTAATTTGGTGCTAGCAGATGAAGCTGAACCAGATCGTTACGCGCGACGTCGTAAAAAGTCAAAGCCGAGTTCAGATGCTGCGAAAAGTAGCGTTCGTGCCCAGCTGAAGGCAGGCAAGATCCCAAATGGTAAGTCAGACAAGCAAGATGAGCCGTCAGATAAAAGTGATAAAAAAGCTAAAAAGCGCAAAAAAACAACTCCGAAGGGAGTGTTGAAAAAAGGTAAAAAAGCGGGCGCATCAGGAAGTCAAAAAACCGCTAAAAAGAGTGCAGGAAAAAAAGCCACTAAGGCAAAAAGACCGGGTAAGAATGCCCGCAAAAGACAAAAGAATAGTGCTGGAGCATAG
- the yjjX gene encoding inosine/xanthosine triphosphatase has translation MMLKILVGSKNPVKINAAKTIFQQYFPEADIICEGHHAPSGVPDQPLGELDTRLGAQNRVDYLKVHYDADYYCAMEGGAARFDYGAATFAFVVIADKQYSSVSRSCNLPLPDKIYSALEQGEELGHVMDRVFNTTNIKQKGGAIGLLTNNLATRESSYTQALTLAMAPFMHSELYSS, from the coding sequence ATGATGCTTAAAATACTTGTTGGTTCTAAGAACCCAGTAAAAATAAACGCCGCAAAAACGATTTTTCAACAATACTTTCCAGAAGCAGACATTATCTGTGAAGGCCATCACGCACCCAGTGGTGTCCCAGATCAGCCCCTTGGCGAGCTGGATACGCGCCTTGGTGCTCAAAATAGAGTTGATTACCTCAAAGTACATTATGATGCAGATTATTACTGTGCAATGGAAGGCGGTGCAGCTAGATTCGACTATGGCGCAGCCACATTTGCATTTGTAGTGATCGCTGACAAACAGTATTCAAGTGTGAGTAGAAGCTGTAATCTACCACTGCCTGATAAAATATACTCTGCTTTAGAGCAAGGAGAAGAACTTGGACATGTTATGGACCGCGTGTTCAACACAACCAACATCAAGCAAAAAGGTGGCGCGATAGGTTTACTCACCAATAACCTCGCAACAAGAGAAAGCTCATACACCCAAGCACTCACATTAGCTATGGCCCCATTTATGCATTCAGAGTTGTATAGTTCATGA